One Kitasatospora sp. NBC_01287 DNA window includes the following coding sequences:
- a CDS encoding ABC transporter ATP-binding protein — MTAQQPAEAKPAPEVTADTKPAEEHKEEFRARFPGNPRAKAEDSMSTTAMLRRLPQLVRRAMSLAWHADQRATALLLVCQLLSGVAGAFALYATTGTLRALLAPGPVGDHLRHAAPSLAIVTAATALRAVLAITVTSMSTKVSPKINREADLALIAAGCEAELKAYDEPAYNEQWEEADRGAATTPDLLSNAQDVIASTVSLVAAAGVLATLNPLLLPFLLLGAVPTGVAAVRTARIHYLAAVTTNEERQALRMYRWYLIEKGRADQVRSDQVTPFMMAKYRQAEARITAATEQATRKAAKVSLWAAVGTGAGSSLVWGVLLYLVATGQISLAAAGGATFALRTASSGVQGMVGNGARLYRMGLYLDDYFRFLDEAGGHRIQRGHLTPPAPELVEVKGLTHTYPGEQQDPALQDVDMTLRRGEVVAVIGQNGSGKSTLLKLLAGLYLPQTGQITWDGVPVEQLSADGMWSRVARVPQEFARWPLNAAENIHLGHLTDDLMGEVQRAAAQTGFDEIVDRLRSSWRTLLAQGWMGGAELSGGGWQRAAVARALYRTTLNPGLLILDEPTSDLDPRAEHKILHALRAFAPERITLLVTHNIANAAVADRVIVMDQGRVIQTGTWQELADQKDGLFRELLDLQRDRAIPGQRTATE; from the coding sequence GTGACCGCGCAGCAGCCCGCCGAGGCCAAACCGGCCCCCGAGGTCACCGCCGACACCAAGCCCGCCGAGGAGCACAAGGAGGAGTTCCGGGCCCGCTTCCCCGGTAACCCCCGGGCCAAGGCCGAGGATTCGATGTCCACCACGGCGATGCTTCGCCGGCTGCCCCAACTCGTCCGCCGTGCCATGTCCCTGGCCTGGCACGCCGACCAGAGGGCGACTGCACTGCTCCTGGTCTGCCAGCTGCTGTCCGGTGTGGCCGGGGCATTCGCCCTGTACGCCACCACCGGCACGCTCCGCGCGCTGCTCGCACCCGGTCCTGTCGGCGACCACCTTCGGCACGCCGCTCCGTCGCTGGCCATCGTCACCGCCGCAACCGCGCTTCGCGCCGTGCTGGCGATCACCGTGACCAGCATGTCGACGAAGGTATCGCCGAAGATCAACCGGGAAGCCGACCTTGCGCTGATCGCCGCCGGGTGCGAGGCCGAGCTGAAAGCGTACGACGAACCCGCCTACAACGAGCAGTGGGAGGAAGCCGACCGGGGCGCGGCCACCACGCCGGACCTGCTGTCGAACGCGCAGGACGTGATCGCCTCCACGGTATCGCTGGTCGCCGCAGCCGGGGTCCTCGCAACCCTCAATCCGCTGCTCCTGCCATTCCTGCTCCTCGGCGCTGTGCCGACCGGCGTCGCTGCCGTGCGCACCGCCCGGATCCACTACCTGGCTGCGGTCACCACCAACGAGGAACGCCAGGCGCTGCGGATGTACCGCTGGTACCTGATCGAGAAGGGCCGCGCCGATCAGGTCCGCTCCGATCAGGTCACCCCGTTCATGATGGCCAAGTACCGGCAGGCCGAGGCCCGGATCACCGCAGCCACCGAACAGGCCACCCGCAAGGCCGCCAAGGTCTCCCTGTGGGCGGCCGTCGGCACCGGCGCGGGCAGCTCGCTGGTCTGGGGTGTCCTGCTGTACCTCGTCGCCACCGGCCAGATCAGCCTCGCGGCAGCCGGCGGCGCCACCTTCGCGTTGCGCACCGCCTCCAGCGGCGTGCAGGGCATGGTCGGCAACGGTGCCCGCCTCTACCGCATGGGCCTCTATCTCGACGACTACTTCCGCTTCCTGGACGAAGCCGGCGGCCACCGCATCCAACGCGGCCACCTCACACCGCCCGCCCCCGAGCTGGTCGAAGTCAAGGGCTTGACCCACACCTACCCGGGCGAGCAGCAGGACCCCGCTCTCCAGGACGTCGACATGACGCTGCGCCGCGGTGAGGTCGTCGCCGTCATCGGGCAGAACGGCAGCGGCAAGTCCACCCTCCTCAAGCTCCTCGCGGGCCTGTACCTGCCGCAGACCGGGCAGATCACCTGGGACGGTGTCCCTGTCGAGCAGTTGTCCGCCGACGGCATGTGGAGCAGGGTCGCCCGCGTCCCGCAGGAGTTCGCCCGCTGGCCGCTGAACGCCGCTGAGAACATCCACCTCGGCCACCTCACCGACGACCTGATGGGCGAGGTCCAGCGCGCCGCCGCGCAGACCGGATTCGACGAGATCGTGGACCGACTCCGGTCGAGCTGGCGGACCCTGCTCGCGCAGGGCTGGATGGGCGGTGCCGAACTGTCCGGCGGGGGCTGGCAGCGCGCTGCGGTCGCCCGCGCCCTGTACCGCACCACCCTCAACCCCGGCTTGCTGATCCTGGACGAGCCGACCTCCGACCTCGACCCGCGCGCCGAGCACAAGATCCTGCACGCCCTGCGCGCATTCGCCCCCGAACGCATCACCCTGCTGGTCACCCACAACATCGCCAACGCCGCCGTCGCCGACCGGGTGATCGTCATGGACCAGGGCCGCGTCATCCAGACCGGCACCTGGCAGGAACTCGCCGATCAGAAGGACGGCCTGTTCCGCGAACTCCTCGACCTCCAACGCGACCGGGCCATCCCCGGCCAGCGCACCGCCACCGAGTAA
- a CDS encoding LuxR C-terminal-related transcriptional regulator, protein MLDTVPHGSEPAVAPADDPITEAIEWATLFLAAVLGRLEHPPVLRPELLTVLRGVAAGRANRDIAAEQFQAEDTIKSRMKVIFQLLGVRGRTLTVLQSLRLGLIRPTDVLPSGHTVPKPSLSPTQAIVLLLTACDLSKEDVARRIGLSRHTVHDHLRTVRTKLGVASNTHAVAVAALLGLIAVPGIYVQLPVSSAGQPGAGAESGQPLITGLAGEPSELAPHGLVAGAVPPSPPGHPPTSTGATAAVTVPQLPHASTTREAAVWASNHLATALNRHPRPRLDTRFRDTLRLMASGYSAPLIAEQLGFAMTTIKSRQLRIASLLGVQGQAKSVLAGLAWGIVRRSDVVPVGYSPPGPPLTPTMRAVVQLTACGLTRTEIAARLGINVNAVVALVAIIKKRLGTRNGTHAAAVIALLGLLEVPGIEWGTASRAVVNVSAPDRSGRPRTGTRRIAAE, encoded by the coding sequence GTGCTTGACACCGTGCCGCACGGCTCGGAACCGGCCGTCGCCCCCGCCGACGACCCGATCACCGAAGCGATCGAATGGGCAACGTTGTTCCTGGCCGCGGTACTCGGGAGGCTCGAACATCCGCCAGTCCTGCGCCCGGAGCTGCTGACCGTCCTCAGAGGAGTAGCCGCCGGCCGGGCGAACCGTGACATCGCTGCGGAGCAGTTTCAAGCCGAGGACACCATCAAGTCGCGGATGAAGGTGATCTTCCAGCTCCTGGGGGTGCGCGGCCGAACCCTGACCGTCCTCCAATCCCTACGCCTCGGCCTGATTCGGCCGACCGACGTGCTACCCAGCGGCCACACGGTCCCCAAGCCTTCGCTCAGCCCAACCCAAGCGATCGTCCTGCTGCTCACCGCGTGCGACCTGTCGAAGGAGGACGTCGCGCGACGGATCGGCCTGAGTCGGCACACCGTCCATGACCACCTAAGGACCGTCCGCACGAAACTCGGGGTTGCCAGCAACACGCACGCGGTCGCGGTTGCTGCGTTGTTGGGCCTCATCGCCGTCCCGGGCATCTACGTCCAACTGCCGGTAAGCAGCGCAGGCCAGCCGGGAGCGGGTGCAGAGAGCGGCCAGCCCTTGATAACTGGCCTCGCTGGTGAACCGTCCGAATTAGCGCCACACGGCCTGGTCGCGGGCGCTGTCCCGCCGAGCCCTCCGGGCCACCCTCCAACATCGACAGGAGCAACCGCAGCGGTGACCGTCCCCCAGCTACCGCACGCCAGCACAACACGGGAGGCCGCAGTCTGGGCCTCCAACCACCTGGCAACCGCACTGAACCGGCACCCAAGGCCACGCCTGGACACGCGATTTCGCGACACGCTGCGCCTGATGGCATCGGGCTACTCGGCCCCGTTGATCGCCGAGCAGCTGGGCTTCGCCATGACGACCATCAAGTCGCGGCAGCTGAGAATCGCCTCGCTCCTCGGCGTCCAGGGGCAGGCAAAATCCGTCCTAGCCGGTCTCGCCTGGGGGATCGTTCGACGCTCCGATGTCGTGCCAGTCGGGTACTCGCCGCCCGGGCCGCCGCTGACACCGACCATGCGGGCGGTCGTCCAGCTGACCGCTTGCGGTCTTACCCGCACGGAGATCGCTGCCCGGCTGGGCATCAACGTCAACGCCGTGGTCGCGCTGGTCGCGATCATAAAGAAGAGGCTCGGAACCCGTAACGGGACGCATGCTGCTGCCGTCATCGCGCTCCTGGGTCTGCTGGAGGTCCCGGGCATCGAGTGGGGCACAGCCTCCCGCGCCGTGGTGAATGTGTCAGCGCCGGACCGCTCCGGAAGGCCCCGTACCGGAACACGACGCATCGCCGCCGAGTAG